From one Coffea eugenioides isolate CCC68of chromosome 11, Ceug_1.0, whole genome shotgun sequence genomic stretch:
- the LOC113753630 gene encoding protein CREG1-like, which translates to MKGVKRGVNAHGVVLLLVVVVLLQKAVLGRPLQLQQLTAVTRPSPKDTAAFARWLVCQSSWGVLSTIASDLGGAPFGNVVSFSDGQPDKGSGIPYFYLTTLDPTARYALKDQRSSFTISEHPIGTCGTKDPENPSCAKITLVGKLTLLDGNSKEAELAQTALFTKHPEMKGWPKGHNFQFFELEIYDIFMINWFGGPKPLTVEQYLQADMNKVTFSF; encoded by the exons ATGAAGGGAGTAAAAAGAGGGGTCAATGCCCATGGAGTGGTGCTGCTCTTGGTGGTGGTTGTATTGCTTCAGAAAGCCGTACTGGGACGGCCTCTGCAACTGCAACAACTCACAGCGGTAACCAGGCCCAGCCCGAAGGACACTGCTGCTTTCGCTCGTTGGTTGGTCTGCCAGAGCTCCTGGGGTGTTCTAAG TACCATAGCCAGTGATTTGGGAGGAGCACCTTTTGG AAATGTGGTCTCATTTAGTGATGGGCAACCAGACAAAGGAAGTGGCATCCCATATTTCTATTTGACGACACTTGATCCAACAGCACGTTATGCCTTGAAAGACCAAAGATCTTCCTTCACAATTAGTGAACATCCCATCGGGACTTGTGGTACCAAGGACCCTGAAAATCCTTCTTGTGCAAAAATTACACTTGTAGGGAAG TTGACATTACTTGACGGAAATTCCAAGGAAGCTGAGCTTGCTCAAACTGCGCTGTTCACTAAGCACCCTGAAATGAAAG GCTGGCCTAAGGGTCATAATTTCCAGTTCTTCGAGCTGGAAATTTATGATATATTTATGATCAATTGGTTCGGCGGCCCTAAACCTCTCACTGTGGAGCAATATTTGCAAGCTGACAT GAATAAAGTCACGTTCAGTTTCTGA